The sequence below is a genomic window from Brachyhypopomus gauderio isolate BG-103 chromosome 5, BGAUD_0.2, whole genome shotgun sequence.
ATCTTTTTTTCTTCTAGTGTTATAGATTAATTATTAGGGAAAGGTAGAATTAGAGATTCCAGGTTCTTCAGTTCTTTGTTCTTCTCTAGGGTTAGGGATTAGGAATATTCTCACCCTGTTCTTCAGTTCTTTGTTCTCTTCCAGCAGTAAGTCGTATTTGTGCTGCAGCTCTGACAGCTCCACCCGTGAGCCCTCAGCATCAGTGGAGTCTGCCCCGGGTCCCAGATGCTGCTTTATAAAACTGAGGATATTTAAGGCTCACAACACCACGAACAGCAACCATCAGAATGCAAAAAATCTGCCACTTTACAAGCATTGACACATGGGCTTGATTAAAAACTGTGTTTAAAACCAGCTTCACAGAGTATCCATCTGTAAGTAAATGAACACTGCACAAAGGATACTCCAAAGCATCATTGGGCTTCTCCGTCGCCTCATATAATGCCACCAATACTATAAGCAGAGAAAATATTAGTGAAAGAGACACTCAAAAATAATGATCTTAAGCTCAAATCCTTTTGGTACATTTGAAAGCAGGACACACCATTAGTCAGACCATCCATAACACCAGCCTTCTCAAGGTACCTTCTGAACTGCTCCCGTTTTGACTCTGATGCCTGAAAATAGACATATCACAAATTACTTTCCTATGCAAgacgagtaaaaaaaaaaatatatatatatatatatacataaagtaCACAAGGTTTTTCACAAGGTAAAGCTGGTGACTACTGGTTACTTTGTATATCCATCTGTTGTATAGCCATCCTTCCAACTCCCTTATTTTAGAATAATTCAGATAATTGATAAACGACCTAATCAGCTAGCATTAGTAATCTGAGTCAGGTGTGTGGGAGAATTACATAGAACACAAGGATATTTCAAGCCGCTGTTCGGACTACTCGTGTTACTTTGTCCAAAACATGCTAAGAAGCGAGATTCAATAGCAGATTTGTTATATTATTTAGCCCGTTTGATAAACACAAAACGTGTTATGTCGCCTCTAGGTTAAGTAGCACATACCGACGGTAACACCGGACCTCGTGGTTAGAATAGTactttaaatacaaataaatgtaaacaTGCGTTTTTTCTTCGATAAAAAGAGCACAATGCGATTTTTATGTCTTGCAGTGGTAACAAATACTATGAAATCATATGTTGtttaaacagaaaacaaaaacacgTTAGCAACCGAGCAACTAAAGCTAATTTTGTCAGGTCGCTAGCTAATTATGCTAACTGTCTGAATCTAAACTCTCTGACTTTACTACGTCAACAAAAGCATGTTTTTGCGACTTGACAGCACAGGACTAAACGCCCGAATACCGTATCACGTTCAAACACTACATGTACTTACTCTGTAATGCGCCATTTCAAGGAAAATAAATCTTTACGTTTATCTCGCTGACTAACAACCTATCCAACTACTAGCCAACTTTCAACCTAGCGCATGCGCACAAGGCTCAAATAGGGTATCGAGGTATTTCGCGGAAGACAACAAAGTGTTGCCCTTGGCGACACTCCGACCACTAGAATAAAAGTTGGCCAAGTgtggagtgtttttttttttcagttaaaGCCCTAGACAATTAATAAATCActgaattaaataataataattttactcAGTTGTCTTATCGGTATGACTAAaatcaaaaaaattaaataccaTAATCCCACCtcttcactgtctctctccagcACGggcaaaataaaaaatgtagatTCCCTGTTCACAGTTGTGTttctatggaagcccattcccgccacctaaaataaaaaaaaacaatatactaagtcattattttgagatactaagtcattatttcgagatactaagtcgttatttcaagatactaagtcattatttcgagatactatagtataattggcatgttatttagcatctcattgcagtataaatttccacatttaaaaaatacctacatttaaaaacgaattcttcggcccgtacactagactccgccatgtcgcctgtttattgttcatagaacaatgaatcctgggatatcgTGGGatgcgaaggatactcagatgcatccttcgttttcggggttttgaaggctacattcgtcggccacataagaaggagcccacgaattgggacagccttcGGCGCGGCGCAgagacgtaaccggcctacaaaatgcgcatttgtaggccggttacgtcactgcgctgTGCTaaaggctgtcccaattcgtagTACAGtatgacagtacagctttagaaacgtaataaacaataacatctgtactagataacttcgtAAGCAAAATAAAGTTCCACAGCttcgtgttcctcggaagcggaatatgtaaacaacgcgcacgagggcatcaaaggaatgaatctaaactagctagcggtggtacgctaacgctagctagtgttcacagcgggcagaaattatcatacaggctgcatctcaattcaggggctgcagcctatgtagaccgcgtagaccgcagcccacggtggccaaacacttcgaaggccgggtaggctgcatctcacggctgttaaatgaaacagtctagtcttcgcaagacgtatgtttgcgtgaccacgctctgccccgttacatacgtgttagcgcgctgttcgacaaatatcacatcacccacaaatgccgaaaagaaaatgcgttgaacatgtattcacatgtttggtgggaagtataacttcataacaaaattcaatgtatttttataaacgttactcttcagtaaatactcaaagcacaggtttacctgcaatatcattaataactggcatgttatttagcatctcattgcagtataaatgtccatattaaaaaaattctgacatttaaaaacgaattcttcggcccgtacactagactccgcctgtttattgttcatagagcaatgaatcctgggatatggtggggcgcgaaggatactcagacgcgtccttcgttttcggggttttgaaggctacattcgtcggccgcataagaaggagcccACGAATTGAGACAGCCTCGTCGCGGGGCAGTggcgtaaccggcctacaaatgcgcacttcgtgggctgcagcccctgaattgagatacacctttggtcaattttacagtcttttgaaactggtattgcgctgaattataactgcttGGCCCTCTGTACGAACAGCGggaccaccaatcaccaccattctgcggaggcatcacagtcctgatagggggagacacaggctcacaggcttccacttaacttaacccctcacggtccaacacagattgaatagacacgggtgaataggGTTATAGGGCTACACCTCTACCACACCTGGGTCAGTCTGACCATCTATCCTTGTTTTTAATTCCATCCTACACCCCCCTCAAGAAAAGGGCTCAGAACTACCAGAACTATTAAAACCTGGCCTGACGGAGCTTCACAACAACTGCAGGACTGTTTCAACACCACAAACTGGGATGTTTTTGAAGATCAGGATCTGGACATGTTCACAGATAGTGTCTTATGCTATATAAAGAAATGCACTGACACAGTCACAGTGGACAAACACATCCAAGTATATCCCAACCAGAAGCCCTGGATGACCAAAAAGATCCAACTGCTACTCAAAGAAAGGAACATCGCTTTCAAAGCAGGTAACAGGGCCCTATACTTTTCAGCGCGTTCAAACCTGCAACGAGGAATCAAGAAGGCAAAAGCTGACTACAAAATTATTGACAACCATCTAGAAAGTAACAATACAAAGCAAGTTTGGCAAGCAGTACAGCACCTCACAAACTTTAAGAACAGTCATGGGATCACTGAGGGCGACTCTACACTGGCAGAGGAACTAAATGTCTTCTTTGCACGTTTTGAGGAGCCACGAGATTGCGTCTCACTGCACTCAATGGGTAGTAGTAACATTGTTTCTACCCTTGTtatagaggaggaggtggtaaGGTGCACACTGAAGTCCATAAATCCAAAATAGGCTGCAGACCCTGATGGCATCACTGGGCGTGTGCTGAAGGACTGCCCTGATCAACTCGTTGGTATTCTCACAAAGATCTTTAATAGGTCACTTTCACAGTCAATCTTTCCATCCTGTTTAAAAACTTCAACCATAGTCCTGATACGTAACTTGTTGACCGGggggccggtacaaattcattaaagggccaaatctagccctggttcacactgttccgcagactttttaaacatccggggttTATGCAAAACGAaaaggcattaaaacgacaggcttaaatAGGTTCATTTCTTctaattgcttgcgccccacctgcaataccccaCCTTTGAGAAACGCTGTGCTATTTGGACACTAAATAACTTGTAATTGTTGATCATTCCCATTTGCTTCTTGTTGGCATGCTGGATTTTGTAATTTATAATTTAtagtttatttaaaatattttaaacactTTACACTACAAGTAAGGCACCTTAATTTCGTTATACCtggtgtaatgacaataaagatattctgattctgaataatttatttgcttatatttttgtaattgtttagatgtcgattgtcaaactgtaagtagataaaataaaattggataaattatattatttatatttatgttttaagaataattaaggccctctgagagggtgtagagggcacTGACGCTTCCCCACCTGCTGCTGGGTGGTACTGTAGCACCTGGTGTTACATACAGCGCTCGAGCAGCAGCAGCTCAGCACCATTTGCAGGTGATTTTCCTGAGATTCTCAGGGTGGTTGGAGAGGTGGGGTGTACTCTAAAGCCtggttatactttcgcgagcgaccgtcgtagcgcgcgactccgcccacctcgcgcgaccctgcgcgagcggtgtaggcgtttatactttcgtgagcgtcgcgagcgtcactgcagtgttctccgaaacgataggtggcgataggtggcagtggagaataaaaaacccctgcaaaaccggtgaaagaacatttttacctgaccagagaccgtatatatacaccaggcatcaaacataaatatggctttgcaataggcccttttcacacttccgcattttttcttccggaagctctcgttgcagggtaaagttacttccgttacacattaaacaatggcagagtccaataacaagagcttttgcagtgcaccagggtgctcaatctcgaagcaaaaacagtcgtatctcagtttctgtggttttccggctgacgacgagcagaaaagaatatgggtttgtgcaattaggagggatgaaggggaaaactttgtgatacggagcatctttgtgtgtagccagcatttcactgctgcagactacatagcaggaagctcgcggctaaaagttggtgctgttccctgttactgttcccagtactgttactgtccccagtactgttactgtccccggtactgttactgttcccagccggtttcagtggaacagttgctgtccgcgtttgaaagatcaagctctcggctgggagtacacgtacgtccgctagcgtctagctgttacccgctagcatctagccccggttcgttagcttctagccccggtccgctagcttctagccccggtccgctagcttctagctccggttcgctagcttctagccccggtccgatagcatctagccccggtccgatagcatctagccccggttcgctagcatctagctccggttcgctagcgtttagctccggttcgctagcatctagccccggtccgctagcatctagccccggttcgctagcatctagccccggttcgctagcatctagtcccggttcgctagcttttagctccggttcgctagcttttagccccggttcgctagcttttagccccggttcgctagcttttagccgtgatccgatagcatctagccgtgatccgatagcttctagccccgatccgatagcttctagccccgatccgatagcctctagccccgatccgatagcttctagccccgatccgatagcatctagccccgatccgatagcttctagccccggttcgctagcttctagccgtgatccgatagcatctagctagaaaagagcaagctctcggctggcagtacaccacgaacatctactagtcgagagtttgctctttcaaatgcggacagcaactgttcctcTGAAACTAgctgtgatccgctagcatccagctctgaccatcactttgctgtcgactatattggacactgaataaacaataacacgtaataacttggtgtgtgtcatgaactttattgatactgatgtaaaccaaacaatca
It includes:
- the mycbp gene encoding C-Myc-binding protein; its protein translation is MAHYRASESKREQFRRYLEKAGVMDGLTNVLVALYEATEKPNDALDFIKQHLGPGADSTDAEGSRVELSELQHKYDLLLEENKELKNRLLQYEPAADHRGVE